One Nonomuraea angiospora DNA segment encodes these proteins:
- a CDS encoding alpha/beta hydrolase family protein, whose product MSHRIGRLALAVLLALPAAASLASPSAASVRDRAPASALRIPKPTGKLPVGLTSLHLKDTSRPDPWVPRAKARELMVSLWYPAAKAGGARAPYMTVKESELTLKEAGASGVPGDLLSKTRIDAVKDARPAKGRLPLVVLSPGFTKPRYSLTGLAEDLASRGYAVAVIGHTYENVATSFPDGRVAECVACEVEPKNPAFWAKVGQIRAADVSFVLDSVPAKYPKLIDRSRIAMGGHSVGGASSVAALLKDSRLRAGMNIDGTAVVQVPSGGLAKPYLFLGSEAKHSPGKDPTWDQSWPNLTGWKRWFVVTGTEHASFTDISVLSEQLGIDDGADLPATRSLQITRGIVAAFYDLHLRGKPQPLLNDPASRYPEVKSVG is encoded by the coding sequence ATGAGTCACCGAATCGGGCGGCTTGCCCTCGCCGTACTCCTCGCCCTGCCGGCCGCCGCCTCCTTGGCGTCCCCCTCGGCGGCCTCGGTCAGAGACCGCGCGCCCGCCTCCGCTCTGCGCATCCCCAAGCCGACGGGCAAGCTGCCGGTCGGCCTGACCTCCCTCCACCTCAAGGACACCTCCCGCCCCGATCCCTGGGTGCCCCGTGCGAAGGCGAGGGAGCTCATGGTCTCGCTCTGGTATCCGGCGGCGAAGGCCGGCGGGGCGCGGGCGCCGTACATGACGGTCAAGGAGTCCGAGCTCACGTTGAAGGAGGCGGGCGCTTCCGGCGTACCGGGCGATCTGCTCAGCAAGACGCGGATCGACGCCGTCAAGGACGCCAGACCGGCCAAGGGACGGCTACCCCTCGTGGTCCTCTCCCCGGGCTTCACCAAGCCCCGCTACTCGCTCACCGGCCTGGCCGAGGACCTGGCCAGCCGGGGCTATGCGGTGGCCGTCATCGGGCACACGTACGAGAACGTCGCCACGAGCTTCCCCGACGGCAGGGTCGCCGAGTGCGTCGCGTGCGAGGTCGAACCGAAGAATCCGGCGTTCTGGGCCAAGGTCGGGCAGATCAGGGCGGCCGATGTCTCCTTCGTCCTGGACTCGGTGCCGGCCAAATATCCCAAGCTGATCGACCGATCCAGGATCGCCATGGGCGGCCACTCCGTGGGCGGCGCGAGCTCCGTGGCCGCCCTGCTGAAGGACTCCCGGCTGCGCGCCGGGATGAACATCGACGGCACCGCCGTCGTCCAGGTCCCCAGCGGCGGGCTGGCCAAGCCGTACCTGTTCCTCGGCTCCGAGGCCAAGCACAGCCCCGGCAAGGACCCCACCTGGGACCAGTCCTGGCCGAACCTCACCGGCTGGAAGCGCTGGTTCGTGGTGACGGGCACCGAGCACGCCTCCTTCACCGACATCTCCGTGCTCTCCGAGCAGCTCGGCATCGACGACGGTGCCGACCTGCCCGCCACACGGTCCCTGCAGATCACGCGCGGGATCGTCGCGGCCTTCTACGACCTCCACCTGCGAGGGAAGCCGCAGCCCCTCCTGAACGACCCGGCGTCGCGCTACCCGGAGGTCAAGTCGGTGGGCTAG
- a CDS encoding sensor histidine kinase, which produces MSLIRRRWRDLLRAEHRPSRRALVFDILLAVALTVLAVVAAAPAVDVVHSVDPLRLPPPPRPVLPTQTDAVDPGLLFAVALTALPLAVRRLYPLTAFWIVLLAALATDDEATWVTVATCAIAAYGAVAYSRNRLVALGGLVLATVLAGMAFSDAVAGLPSWLGPFVVLLSAGVMASFVRLWRQQLAERDEKLRRAVQVERSRIAGELHDVVTHNVNVMVIQAGAARKVMDTAPERAREAMLAVETSGRAAMAELRHVMGLLAASGSGSDLLEPQPGLDQLGSLIERVRAAGVPVSAEIGTPEGPVPPGVGLAVYRVVQEALTNTIKHAGGAAVSVAISHTGDWLDIEVADRGAAPAARAGDGQGRGLIGLRERLALYDGTLEAGPRSGGGFVTRARLRWSA; this is translated from the coding sequence GTGTCACTGATCAGAAGGCGATGGCGGGACCTGCTCCGCGCGGAGCACAGGCCCTCGCGTCGCGCGCTCGTGTTCGACATCCTCCTCGCGGTCGCCTTGACCGTGCTGGCGGTGGTCGCGGCGGCACCCGCCGTGGACGTCGTCCACAGCGTCGACCCCCTGCGGCTGCCTCCCCCGCCCCGGCCCGTCCTGCCCACCCAGACTGACGCGGTCGATCCCGGCCTGCTCTTCGCGGTGGCGCTGACGGCGTTGCCGCTGGCCGTACGGCGGCTGTACCCGTTGACCGCCTTCTGGATCGTGCTGCTGGCCGCCCTGGCCACCGATGACGAGGCGACCTGGGTCACCGTGGCGACCTGCGCCATCGCCGCCTACGGAGCAGTCGCCTACAGCCGCAACCGGCTGGTGGCGCTGGGTGGCCTGGTGCTGGCCACCGTGCTGGCGGGCATGGCCTTCAGTGATGCCGTGGCGGGGTTGCCGAGCTGGCTCGGGCCGTTCGTGGTGCTGCTCAGCGCGGGGGTCATGGCGAGCTTCGTCCGGTTGTGGCGGCAGCAGCTCGCCGAGCGGGACGAGAAGCTCCGCCGGGCCGTACAGGTGGAGCGCTCGCGCATCGCCGGCGAGCTGCACGACGTCGTCACCCACAATGTGAACGTGATGGTGATCCAGGCGGGGGCGGCGCGCAAGGTGATGGACACGGCGCCGGAGCGGGCCAGGGAGGCCATGCTCGCGGTGGAGACCAGTGGCAGGGCCGCCATGGCCGAGCTCCGCCATGTCATGGGCCTGCTGGCCGCCTCCGGCAGCGGATCCGACCTTCTCGAACCGCAGCCGGGGCTCGACCAGCTCGGCTCGCTCATCGAGCGCGTGCGCGCGGCCGGGGTCCCGGTCAGCGCCGAGATCGGCACGCCGGAGGGTCCGGTGCCGCCCGGGGTGGGCCTGGCCGTCTACCGCGTCGTCCAGGAGGCTCTCACCAACACGATCAAGCACGCGGGCGGCGCGGCCGTGTCGGTGGCGATCAGTCACACCGGCGACTGGCTGGACATCGAGGTCGCCGACCGCGGCGCCGCTCCCGCGGCGCGTGCGGGGGACGGTCAGGGCCGGGGGCTGATCGGGCTGCGCGAGCGGCTGGCGCTCTACGACGGGACCCTCGAGGCGGGGCCGCGGAGCGGCGGAGGCTTCGTGACCAGGGCGCGCCTGCGGTGGTCGGCGTGA
- a CDS encoding response regulator, with amino-acid sequence MNEAPRVVIADDQALVRGGFGMILAADGIEVVAEAADGAEAVAAVRRTRPDLVLMDVRMPRMDGIEATRRILSGGADGTRVLILTTYDLDHYVYAALTAGASGFLLKDVSPEHLVAAVRLVRTGDALLAPAITRRLIERFARHDEPAHRAVHGDLSQLTPRELEVLRLLATGMSNAEIADRLVLSPTTVKTHVARILSKLELRDRVQAVVLAYETGLVTRKAP; translated from the coding sequence GTGAACGAGGCGCCGCGCGTGGTCATCGCCGACGACCAGGCGCTCGTACGCGGCGGGTTCGGGATGATCCTGGCCGCCGACGGGATCGAGGTGGTCGCCGAGGCCGCCGACGGTGCCGAGGCGGTCGCCGCCGTCCGGCGTACCCGGCCCGATCTCGTGCTCATGGACGTACGGATGCCGCGCATGGACGGCATCGAGGCCACCCGGCGGATCCTGTCCGGCGGCGCGGACGGGACCCGCGTCCTCATCCTGACCACGTACGACCTCGACCACTATGTCTACGCGGCACTCACCGCCGGGGCCAGCGGCTTCCTGCTCAAGGACGTCTCCCCCGAGCACCTGGTGGCCGCGGTGCGCCTGGTGCGCACGGGCGACGCGCTGCTCGCGCCCGCGATCACCCGCCGCCTGATCGAGCGCTTCGCCCGCCACGACGAGCCCGCTCACCGCGCCGTCCACGGCGACCTGTCCCAGCTGACCCCGCGCGAGCTGGAGGTCCTGCGCCTGCTCGCGACCGGCATGAGCAACGCCGAGATCGCCGACCGCCTGGTGCTGAGCCCGACGACGGTCAAGACGCACGTCGCGCGCATCCTGTCGAAACTGGAGCTCCGGGACCGCGTCCAGGCCGTCGTCCTCGCCTACGAGACCGGCCTGGTCACGCGTAAAGCTCCGTGA
- the sppA gene encoding signal peptide peptidase SppA, with protein sequence MEAGKAIFETVDKLRQRRTAPLVLELDLTEGLTEGPPADPLAAVLSMRKTRLSDVLSGLKRARQDSRVKALVVKIGGNPLGLAMVQELRQAVIRFRASGKLTVAFSETFGEFGGGTVPYYLATAFERVYLQPSGDVGLTGVALEQRFLKGALTKLGVGYEAGQRHEYKTAVNTFTQDHMTEPHRESMGRIVESVTESLSAGIADGRRLDPGKVRELIDRGPFTASEALEAGLVDGLAYRDEVYEQVKQAAGDDSHLLYVSRYARGAAVRKLPHPTADGIALIHGTGMIRTGRSGRSPLGGGGAMGSDTISAAFRAARRDEHVKAVVFRVDSPGGSYVASDTVWREVTLTRKVKPVIVSMGDLAASGGYFVAMAADVIVAQPGTLTGSIGVYGGKPVVAEMLEKIGINSEMVASGTNAGMFSTSRGFSPEQWDRVNAWLDRIYDDFVGKVAASRDLTRERAHELARGRVWTGADAHAGGLVDELGGLEDALALARKRAGLPDDAPVRAYPRLNPLERLRGPDSSEDRSAALARLRLDAWGPLARLSAELGLPAAGPLLLPEWYVIR encoded by the coding sequence ATGGAGGCAGGAAAGGCGATCTTCGAAACCGTCGACAAGCTTCGTCAGCGGCGCACGGCCCCGCTGGTGCTGGAGCTCGATCTCACAGAGGGCCTCACCGAGGGCCCGCCGGCGGACCCGCTCGCCGCGGTGCTGTCCATGCGCAAGACGCGCCTGTCCGACGTCCTGTCCGGGCTGAAGCGCGCCAGGCAGGACTCCAGGGTCAAGGCGCTGGTGGTGAAGATCGGGGGTAACCCGCTGGGCCTGGCCATGGTGCAGGAGCTGCGCCAGGCGGTGATCCGGTTCAGGGCGTCGGGCAAGCTGACCGTCGCGTTCTCGGAGACGTTCGGGGAGTTCGGCGGCGGCACGGTGCCCTACTACCTGGCCACCGCGTTCGAGCGCGTCTACCTGCAGCCGAGTGGCGACGTCGGGCTGACCGGGGTGGCGCTGGAGCAGCGCTTCCTGAAGGGGGCGCTGACGAAGCTGGGTGTCGGGTACGAGGCCGGGCAGCGGCACGAGTACAAGACCGCCGTCAACACCTTCACCCAGGACCACATGACCGAGCCGCACCGCGAGTCCATGGGCCGCATCGTCGAGTCGGTCACCGAGAGCCTCAGCGCGGGCATCGCCGACGGGCGCCGGCTCGATCCGGGCAAGGTGCGGGAGCTGATCGACCGCGGCCCGTTCACCGCCTCCGAGGCGCTGGAGGCCGGGCTGGTCGACGGGCTGGCGTACCGGGACGAGGTCTACGAGCAGGTCAAGCAGGCGGCAGGCGACGACTCGCACCTGCTGTACGTGTCCAGGTACGCCAGGGGCGCGGCCGTGCGGAAGCTGCCGCACCCGACGGCCGACGGGATCGCGCTCATCCACGGCACCGGCATGATCAGGACCGGTCGCAGCGGACGCAGCCCGCTCGGCGGGGGCGGGGCGATGGGCTCCGACACGATCAGCGCCGCCTTCCGGGCGGCCCGGCGCGACGAGCACGTCAAGGCGGTCGTGTTCCGGGTGGACAGCCCCGGCGGCTCGTACGTGGCCTCCGACACGGTGTGGCGCGAGGTGACCCTCACGCGCAAGGTCAAGCCGGTGATCGTCTCGATGGGCGACCTGGCCGCGTCCGGCGGCTATTTCGTGGCGATGGCAGCCGACGTGATCGTGGCCCAGCCCGGCACGCTGACGGGCTCGATCGGCGTGTACGGCGGCAAGCCCGTCGTCGCGGAAATGCTCGAAAAAATCGGCATAAATTCGGAAATGGTGGCGTCCGGGACTAACGCCGGAATGTTCTCCACCTCCCGCGGCTTCTCCCCCGAACAATGGGACCGCGTGAACGCCTGGCTTGACCGCATTTACGATGACTTCGTGGGCAAGGTCGCCGCGAGCCGCGACCTGACCCGGGAGCGCGCGCACGAGCTGGCCCGCGGCCGCGTCTGGACCGGCGCCGACGCGCACGCCGGCGGGCTCGTGGACGAGCTGGGCGGCCTGGAGGACGCGCTGGCCCTGGCCAGGAAGCGGGCCGGCCTCCCCGACGACGCCCCCGTACGCGCCTACCCCCGGCTCAACCCGCTGGAGCGGCTGCGCGGGCCGGACTCGAGCGAGGACAGGTCCGCCGCCCTGGCCCGCCTGCGCCTGGACGCGTGGGGCCCCCTCGCCCGCCTGTCCGCCGAGCTCGGCCTCCCCGCCGCGGGCCCGCTGCTCCTCCCCGAGTGGTACGTGATCCGCTGA
- a CDS encoding flavin reductase family protein, which produces MSEFTEAMAQLAAGVAVVTVRDGRDDLGVTVSALMSVSLEPPLLLVSLASGGYLNEVLLRQDRWAASLLSSGQAAIASRFATAGRPSARLLLAGTPHHRGTHSGALVVEGGVAALEAETTNVVPAGDHTLFIATVLAVPYVEAALQPLVRLRSRYRPIGT; this is translated from the coding sequence GTGAGCGAGTTCACGGAGGCGATGGCGCAGCTCGCGGCCGGGGTGGCCGTGGTGACCGTACGCGATGGGCGCGACGACCTGGGCGTCACGGTCTCGGCGCTGATGTCCGTCTCGCTGGAGCCCCCGCTCCTCCTGGTGAGCCTGGCGAGCGGCGGCTACCTCAACGAGGTCCTGCTCCGGCAGGACCGGTGGGCGGCCTCACTCCTGTCGTCCGGCCAGGCGGCCATCGCCAGCCGCTTCGCCACCGCCGGCCGCCCCAGCGCCCGGCTGCTGCTGGCGGGCACGCCGCATCACCGGGGAACACACTCCGGCGCGCTGGTGGTGGAGGGCGGGGTGGCCGCCCTGGAGGCCGAGACCACCAACGTGGTCCCGGCCGGGGATCACACCCTCTTCATCGCCACCGTCCTCGCGGTCCCCTACGTCGAGGCCGCTCTCCAGCCGCTCGTACGGCTGCGCTCCCGCTACCGCCCGATCGGTACGTGA
- a CDS encoding ABC transporter substrate-binding protein has product MGRKYGIAGVFVSAMLALAACGGGGGGNTGGNPLDTSSAAPSGSASSGGGGKAVIGSFDFDESVLLGSIYAQALEAKGVQVEEKPRIGSREVVIDQVKSGGLTIVPEYNGNLLAFVDLKNTAATTDEVNAALKEKLPAELEVLDSSPAEDKDSLSITKDTQTKQSLNTMEDLAKVSKTFVVGGPPEFKKRWEARFKEVYGIEFKQWKPTGPTTADAIKDGTIQVGNVFTTDPKMTANNLVPLQDPKNIFPAQNVTPLLNKAAATDTIKTTLNAVSAKLTTQSLLDMMQKISVNKDEPGTVAKEWLTSNGLG; this is encoded by the coding sequence ATGGGACGCAAGTACGGCATCGCCGGGGTGTTCGTTTCGGCGATGCTCGCGCTGGCCGCCTGTGGCGGTGGCGGCGGTGGCAACACTGGTGGCAACCCGCTCGACACCTCGAGCGCGGCCCCCAGCGGTTCGGCTTCGAGCGGGGGCGGGGGCAAGGCCGTCATCGGATCCTTCGACTTCGACGAGAGCGTGCTGCTCGGGTCGATCTACGCCCAGGCGCTGGAGGCCAAGGGCGTGCAGGTGGAGGAGAAGCCGCGCATCGGCAGCCGCGAGGTCGTGATCGACCAGGTCAAGAGCGGTGGCCTGACCATCGTGCCCGAGTACAACGGCAACCTGCTGGCCTTCGTCGACCTCAAGAACACGGCCGCGACCACCGACGAGGTCAACGCCGCGCTGAAGGAGAAGCTCCCCGCCGAGCTCGAGGTGCTCGACTCCTCCCCGGCCGAGGACAAGGACAGCCTGTCCATCACCAAGGACACCCAGACCAAGCAGTCGCTGAACACCATGGAGGACCTGGCCAAGGTCTCCAAGACCTTCGTCGTCGGCGGCCCGCCCGAGTTCAAGAAGCGGTGGGAGGCGCGGTTCAAGGAGGTCTACGGGATCGAGTTCAAGCAGTGGAAGCCGACGGGCCCGACCACCGCTGACGCGATCAAGGACGGCACGATCCAGGTCGGCAACGTGTTCACCACCGACCCCAAGATGACGGCCAACAACCTGGTGCCGCTGCAGGACCCCAAGAACATCTTCCCCGCCCAGAACGTGACGCCGCTCCTCAACAAGGCGGCCGCGACCGACACGATCAAGACCACGCTGAACGCCGTCTCGGCGAAGCTCACCACGCAGTCCCTCCTGGACATGATGCAGAAGATCTCCGTCAACAAGGACGAGCCCGGCACCGTGGCCAAGGAATGGCTGACCTCCAACGGCCTCGGCTGA
- a CDS encoding ABC transporter permease, giving the protein MSWLTAFFGWLTEFFGNGANWSGPDGIPMRLLEHLEFSALALALAVVIAVPLGLLIGHTGRGEVLVAVTANLARALPTLGLLVMFVLLLGTASSWPVIIPLVLLSVPPILVNTFEGIKGVDPELRDAAYGMGLRGGQVLGQVLVPVALPLILLGCRLSAIQVVATTTVASYTGLGGLGRFVIDGFATKDYASVVGGSVLVVLFALVVQILFTLAQRVTVSPGVSRRLKVR; this is encoded by the coding sequence GTGAGCTGGCTCACCGCGTTCTTCGGCTGGCTGACCGAGTTCTTCGGCAACGGCGCCAACTGGTCCGGCCCCGACGGCATCCCCATGCGCCTGCTGGAACACCTGGAGTTCTCGGCCCTGGCGCTGGCCCTGGCCGTCGTGATCGCGGTGCCGCTGGGGCTGCTGATCGGCCACACGGGCCGGGGCGAGGTGCTGGTCGCCGTCACCGCGAACCTGGCCAGGGCGCTGCCCACGCTGGGCCTGCTGGTGATGTTCGTGCTGCTGCTGGGCACGGCCTCGAGCTGGCCGGTGATCATCCCGCTGGTGCTGCTGTCGGTGCCGCCGATCCTGGTGAACACGTTCGAGGGCATCAAGGGGGTCGACCCCGAGTTGCGCGACGCCGCGTACGGGATGGGGCTGCGCGGCGGGCAGGTGCTCGGGCAGGTGCTCGTGCCGGTCGCGCTGCCGCTGATCCTGCTGGGGTGCCGGCTGTCGGCGATCCAGGTCGTGGCCACCACCACCGTCGCTTCGTACACCGGGCTGGGCGGTCTGGGGCGGTTCGTGATCGACGGTTTCGCGACGAAGGATTACGCGAGCGTCGTCGGTGGTTCAGTACTGGTTGTGTTGTTTGCGCTGGTGGTGCAGATATTGTTCACGCTCGCCCAGAGAGTGACGGTCTCCCCGGGGGTGAGCCGGCGACTTAAGGTCCGATAG
- a CDS encoding ABC transporter permease codes for MADGPPSIWEWIGRNWDTGRVDSIKNLLIDHLTMSLVPILFALVVALPLGLACVRWRWLYQPTSGFMNVVYALPSLPVFMLLISVTGLSQATVIIPLTFYGMAVLIPAVVDGLGSVPDHVRQSAVAMGFTPLRRLLAVELPIAVPVVLAGLRVVAVSSISLVSVGALIGQGGLGGLFTRAYQNPFMPPVIVGIVLVVALALVADGLLVLAQRLLTPWVRARRGQGS; via the coding sequence ATGGCTGACGGCCCTCCTTCCATATGGGAATGGATCGGGCGTAACTGGGACACCGGCCGGGTCGACAGCATCAAGAACCTGCTCATCGACCACCTGACCATGTCCCTCGTGCCGATCCTGTTCGCGCTGGTCGTCGCGCTGCCGCTGGGGCTGGCCTGCGTGCGCTGGCGCTGGCTCTACCAGCCGACCTCGGGCTTCATGAACGTCGTCTACGCGCTCCCCTCGCTGCCGGTCTTCATGCTGCTGATCTCGGTGACCGGGCTGTCGCAGGCCACGGTGATCATCCCGCTGACCTTCTACGGCATGGCCGTGCTGATCCCGGCCGTCGTGGACGGGCTCGGCTCGGTGCCCGACCACGTGCGGCAGTCGGCGGTCGCGATGGGGTTCACGCCGCTGCGCAGGCTGCTCGCGGTCGAGCTGCCGATCGCCGTCCCCGTGGTGCTGGCGGGGCTGCGGGTGGTCGCGGTCTCCAGCATCAGCCTGGTCAGCGTGGGCGCGCTGATCGGGCAGGGCGGGCTCGGCGGGCTGTTCACGCGGGCCTACCAGAACCCGTTCATGCCGCCGGTGATCGTCGGGATCGTGCTGGTCGTGGCGCTGGCGCTGGTCGCCGACGGGCTGCTGGTGCTGGCCCAGCGGCTGCTCACTCCATGGGTACGGGCCCGAAGGGGGCAGGGATCGTGA
- a CDS encoding ABC transporter ATP-binding protein: MITFDAVTKRYPDGTVAVDRLDLEAPTGEITVLVGPSGCGKTTSLRMINRMIDASEGRILLDGTPVQGIDPPTLRRGIGYVIQQAGLFPHRKIVDNIATVPYLLGWDKKKARARAMELLERVGLDPALAGRYPFQLSGGQQQRVGVARALAADPPVLLMDEPFSAVDPIVRTSLQDELLRLQSELNKTIVFVTHDIDEAIKLGDRVAVLRVGGKLAQIAAPKTLLSEPADDFVREFLGHDRGIRRLQFIPTDGLRLRTDLADLTGAADEPWRLVVEDGRPAGWVSRERPDELEPYGTFVYGRDSMRTALDAALLSPSGCAVAVDEQGKVVGVATRETLDQALAEAADG; the protein is encoded by the coding sequence GTGATCACATTCGACGCTGTCACCAAACGCTACCCAGACGGAACGGTCGCCGTGGACCGTCTCGACCTCGAGGCGCCCACGGGAGAGATCACCGTGCTCGTCGGCCCCTCGGGCTGCGGTAAAACCACGTCCCTGCGGATGATCAACCGGATGATCGACGCCTCCGAGGGCCGGATCCTCCTCGACGGCACGCCGGTGCAGGGCATCGACCCGCCGACGCTGCGGCGCGGCATCGGGTACGTCATCCAGCAGGCCGGCCTGTTCCCGCACCGCAAGATCGTGGACAACATCGCCACCGTCCCGTACCTGCTCGGCTGGGACAAGAAGAAGGCCCGCGCCAGGGCCATGGAGCTGCTCGAACGGGTCGGCCTCGACCCGGCGCTGGCCGGTCGCTACCCCTTCCAGCTCTCGGGCGGGCAGCAGCAGCGCGTGGGCGTGGCCAGGGCGCTGGCCGCCGACCCGCCCGTGCTGCTCATGGACGAGCCGTTCAGCGCGGTCGACCCCATCGTGCGCACGAGCCTGCAGGACGAGCTGCTCAGGCTCCAGTCCGAGCTGAACAAGACCATCGTGTTCGTCACGCACGACATCGACGAGGCCATCAAGCTGGGTGACCGCGTGGCGGTGCTGCGGGTGGGCGGCAAGCTGGCGCAGATCGCGGCTCCCAAGACGCTGCTGTCCGAGCCGGCCGACGACTTCGTGAGGGAGTTCCTGGGGCACGACCGCGGGATCCGGCGGCTGCAGTTCATCCCGACGGACGGGCTGCGGCTGCGTACCGACCTGGCCGACCTGACCGGCGCCGCGGACGAGCCGTGGCGGCTGGTCGTGGAGGACGGCAGGCCGGCCGGGTGGGTCTCCCGGGAGCGGCCCGACGAGCTGGAGCCGTACGGGACGTTCGTGTACGGGCGCGACTCCATGCGCACGGCCCTCGACGCGGCGCTGCTGTCGCCGTCCGGCTGCGCGGTGGCCGTGGACGAGCAGGGCAAGGTCGTCGGCGTGGCCACCAGGGAGACCCTCGACCAGGCGCTCGCGGAGGCGGCAGATGGCTGA